The genomic region GTGATGGGAGGTTAGGGTTCGAGGATTTTCTCGGTCGGtaccatgtttcggtctcttcttagccATCAGTGGGCTGTGTGCGCCTTGAATGCCGGCCCCATGTGTGCCTTGAGTGCCAGCCCAGGCATTGTACCCGGAGGGTGGTCTTTCCCTCCTCGGCCGAGTTTTTATATATGCTGTTGTTTAACCTGAAAATCTTGCTTTTGATAACCATCAGTATGGAGTTTGCTTTAGAGTTGTACACAACGATACACACTTCATTGCTTGCAAATTGAAGTCGTTGTTTAGTGGAGTAAATGATAATATGTATATTTGTTTTTGCATGATGACTTACACACTAAAGTTTAGAAAGATGCGTGCTACTGCCTATGCTCAATTAATACTAATGGATACTGCAACAATTGCATGCCATCTGGATACTAGATCTTGGAAAGGCGTGCACCACTGGAACTGCTAATTCAAGCAAAATAGATCACAGCGCTTGTGTCAACAATCAAACAGTCTATCACCTTTTTTTTCTTTCAATGTTATCTTCACCTTTCTAGGTATTCTTGTGGCATACTGGCTGCCTGGCTTTTATCTTTTCCTGTGTTTTTTTCCTAGAACTAATGTTGATAGGTGCTATTGTTTAACCTGAAAATCCTGCTTATAATAACCATCAGTGCGGAGTCTGGTTTAGAGTTTGAAGACAGCATTTGGTTTGGTTCTTGTCCCTTTTTTGGTATTACAAATGCCAGACTTCATTGCTTGTAAATAAGTAAATTGGTGAAATTGGTGTTTAGTAGAGTAGCCAATATGTATACTCGTATTTGATTTAGGTTGGCAAGAACAGCCACTTAACTAGTTGCAATTTTTCCAGGGTGTCTAATATTTGCTTGTACCAACGATCAACTAAACTTGCAATGCTATTCAATGGTTTATCCTGGTTCGTGTTTTAATATCTAACAAAAAGCACTAATTTGATCTCAGTGATCTTACCTGGTTAAATTTGTATTCAAAATGTCCTTAAATTACATATTCTTCTAAAACAGCCTGTAAGCTTTTCATGGAAAAATTGCTGAAGTAATTATTGCTGGATAAAATAGGTGCTTAAGTTCAGCTCATTTTCCTTCATATGCAATAGTGGTAGCAGTGTTGAAAAATGCCCTCTGTGACATTTTAGGTGTGTCCTTGTGACATTCACACTAACTTTTTTTCCTTAATTCTTCATGATAGTCTGTTGTTTTCTGTTAGTGGTGTATTTTGTGGGATCCTGTCACATGTTCAGTAGCAGTTTGATTCACATCACATACAAGTACACGGTGCTGTGCTGTTATGTATTCCTGAACTTAATGATCTTAATTAAAAGTGTCTAAAATGAAAGATTACTATAATATATGTGCTTTTATATCTTGTATCCTAACAATCACGCTGGATCGAAATTTTCAGGTTAATGATGGGTTTCCTTTCTCAATTGCATTGTCATGGAATGGAGACTCCCAGAACACCCCCCAACAAACCCTTGTATTCCCAAAGGGGAATGCAATTCCTAGCACTAAAGTTCTTACCTTCTTTAAATCCAGTACATTTGAAGTTGATGTTTTGTATGTCGACCCAAACGGCTTACAAATTCCACAAAAAATAAGCACATACACAGTAAGCAAGATTTTAACAATGGTTATGTTATTTAATAGTTGTCCTGTATGTATTAATATCGCTGTTTTGATATGATGTGCTGCAGATTGGCCCTTTCCAAACCTCCAAAGGAGAGAAGGCCAAACTGAAAGTGAAAGTGCGTCTCAACATCCATGGGACCGTTACAGTTGATTCAGCAATAGTAAGTTACAATAATGTGTTTGGTATAGCCTAGCTGCCAGTGTTTCTAACACTTTGTTGTATGCTACTTTTGGATGCAGATGCTGGAGGATGATGTGGAAGTTCCAGTTTCATCTGCAAATGAAGCTCCAAATGATACTATGAAGATGGACACAGATGATGCACCAAGTGATCCTGCTGTTGCATCTGATGTGAATATGCAGGAGCCTAAAAGCGCTGATACCGCTGAGGCTGCTCATGCAGCTGAAAATGGACCACAAGATACTGAGGAAAAATCTGTTCCGATGGAAACTGATGCAAAGGTATGATATGTTCTTCAGTTCTTGACAAATTGTTGCATTATAGGATATGAGGATGAATTTATGATGAATtaggtttttattttattttattgtcATGGTGAGCTGCCAGACACAATGCTTTCTGTTTATTCAGGTTTTTCTTGTATCTTGAGATGTCATTGCAAAGAGTAGTTTATAAGTTAGCTTTCTTGTTCTGTCCATGTGTGTTAGAATTACAATACTTGATTGTCCATGTAAGCTATATACTTGTAAGTTAGAATTACAATTCTTATTCATACTTCATACACTAATAATTTGTTCGTTGACTTTATTATATTTAGGTTGAGCCGTCAAAAAAGAAAGTTAAGAAAATTACTGTTCCGGTCCATGAGTTGGTCTATGGGGCCTTGGCTGCGGCTGACCTGCAGAAGGCTGTAGAGAAAGAGTATGAGATGGCTCTTCAAGACAGAGTAATGGAAGAAACAAAGGAGAAGAAGAATGCTGTTGAAGCTTATGTGTATGACATGCGTAACAAGGTATATTGAGTCACGCATACTAATGTTGTCTTATGAAGTTGTGAGCCTGATTTTGTTCTCTTCTATTTAGCTATATGACAAGTACAGTGATTTTGTCACGTCTGAGGACAAGGAAGGTTTGATTGCTAAGCTTCAGGAGGTTGAAGACTGGCTCTATGAAGATGGCGAGGATGAAACTAAGGGGGTTTATATTGCTAAGCTAGAAGAACTTAAAAAAGTATGCCTTCTTTAGCATAACTGCACACTATTCTACGTTTGATCATTAATAAAATGTGTTTTTTGGTATTTAAGGTTTTGGATGATgatggacccccccccccccttctgatTGCAGGTTGGTGATCCTATTGAGCTGCGCTTCAAGGAATGGGAGATTAGAAGTTCTGCTGTTAGCCAACTGGTATACTGCATCAATAGCTTCAGAGAAGCTGCACAGTCTACCGACCAGAAGTTTGAACACATAGACATGTCAGAAAAGCgaaaggtatatttgtaactaGTAGCTATAAATAAATAGAAGAGATCATATAGTTGAGCTTTCTTCCTTCTCCTATTCCCATGATAGATTACCTTCACTGCAATGTGATTCACAGTTTTTGAGAAATACTTCGTCATTGGCTTGCATTTCTAATAATAGCTGTTCTCAGCACGCAAGCCTGGCTGTTCCGGTGGTATTGTGGCAGAATGATTAAGGCATAGGTGATTGTGCTGCCTGTTACTAATTCATTCTGTTCTACAGGTCATTAATGAGTGTTCGGAAGCAGAGACTTGGCTAATAGAGAAAAAGCAGCAGCAGGATGCTCTGCCAAAGCATGCTAATTCGGTACTCCTTGCTGCTGACCTTAAGAAGAAAGCTGAAACACTTGATAGGTTAGCATATGATCTATATGCTCTTCTCCCTTTCCGAGACTACCTTATTTTACTGAGAGGCTTATCCCTAAACCTTGATCTACAGGTTCTGCAAGCCGATCATGACGAAACCGAAGCCAGCTCCTAAGCCGCAGACTCCGCCTGTGGCAGAAAACCAAGCTCCTGAGCCTCAGACACCAGAGCAGCAGCAATCAGGTGGCGAAAGCACAGCCAGCGAGGGAGCCGCAGAGGAGCCTCGAGCCGAGCAGATGGAGACAGACAAACCTGAGGGAGCCACAGATCCCTCGGCTTAGCTTTGCCAGTGATCAAACATTTGTGTGATTGACCCTGTTCACCTGCTGTTATAGTCGGTAGGGGGGAGTGAACTAAGCGAGAGGTTCGCCACATTtgatttgaggatgtgtgttgggaCATTCAAGGTATTCTGTTTCTTGTCCTTGACAAGGGAGGTGGTTGGGTGTTTGAAGGATAAGAGCAGTGGGGTACACTTTCTCACGTTTTTGTGCCCCACACGCTCGATATCTTTATTGATGATGGTCCGTAAAACCAAGGTAAATGGCTATTCCAAAATTTTCGTGTTTTTTACTGTAACGGTCTACTTAAAATTTTTTTTCTGCAAAAACATCAGTGTCTGAACATTTAGTTCGTTGGTTAGACCATATTCAACAGTTTACCCAAAACACTGTTTTTTGACTGTACTGTTtgtagagtggagtttgaatatgtGTATAGGGATGGGTAAGCTGCTGTAGATAGTTTTAAGGTTATTTGTCTTAGTCTGCACCAACTGTTCCAACTAAGATAAGATTATTCATCTAAGTCTATGCACCAACTTTTCTAACTAAGGTACATTTCCTTCAAATTGACTGTTGGGTACCGACAGGTGGCCGGGTGGAGCTTAAACACTCATACACAGAGCACGAGAGAACAACAAGACGGTTGGTGGGAATTGTAGCTTTTTGCTATGCATGTCCTATCCCTCATTACAGGACTATGTCTGTCTGAGGGTCGACCATGGCGCTTCTCCGACGTGTGTCGTGTCGTCTTCTGCTACAATTAGTCGCGTTGGTGGACCGGGTCGTGCGAATTACGAGTTGGGCTGGTCGAAGACTTCATGGCGGAGTGAAGGAGACGAAATCCTTGGGGTACTTTCTTGCTGGTTACGGCCGAGCCATGGGCGCAGAGACTACCATGTCTGGATGGCGAATCCTTCGTCTTCGAGGATTTGTTCCTCGCCGGTCTTCGCTTTCCGTGCCACAATTTCGGGGTCGAGATCCTTGATAACTACAAGGTTTAGATCATTAGTTGACCCTGAACACGGTGGTGACTTTGAGTAAGTTTGTGTGGGCCACGACTACTTTTGGCAGAGGCCTATATGTTGAGGTGTTCGCAAAGCATTATtatttgcattggcagaagaggactaCCAGAGGGTTGGTTGACCGGTTTGGGAGTTGCATTTTTACCTCGAAGACGAGGAAGATTAAAGAGAGGGTTGTTGAGCTATCCCCCTTTTTCAAAAACAAGTGAGGAAGGTGGATAGATCATTGGTTTTATGTGCGCTGCCTAGAAGGCGAAGACTAGCCTCGACCGAACGCGATGTCTCCATTTGAGTTTGAGACCTTCCCTTGCTTTGCTGTTGCTGAGAAGGATCATTGTGATCGTGCCTTCGGCTGTGCTGCGGTTACTTGGAGTGGCAGGGATATGGTTGAAGAGTTCTTGGTGTGCGGAGTCTAGCCACTTGGCCGCGGGTGGTCTGTTGGAGCTATCGCCCGCAGAGACTTCGATGGGTTTGACAAATAAATTTTGAGTCCCGTGTTCGCAGTCAAGCTGGGCGACCGTTCTTGAGATCTTTTTGTTGCGGAGACTGAAAAGGAGGCAGAGGACCTTGTTGGTCCTATGACGGAGGTTGAAATCAAGAAGGGTGCTGCTCTGCGCGGAGGCCATGTTTGCCTTAATCACGTTTTTAGCCAGATGGGTCTGAAGTATGAGGAGCATAAGGCTCGGTTGATGAGGGCAAAGAAAACGCCGACTGGGGCCCCTACTCAATCACACACGTCGCCGGAGACTCCATCAACTTGTTTAGGGCGTTCAACTTGTTGGTCTAATGGATGTGCGAGGCGGCTGGTTTGGCGGACGATGTGGAAGCCGAGTCCACAGAGGACTTCGTCGAGCGAGTTATCGAGGTTAAGTTAGGGTGAGACTTAATTTTGATGAGGGTTGATCGGGTAGTGCGAAGCGTTGGGTTGTGAGGGACGCGATTGCGGCATGTGGTTGCGAAGACATTTCCGCTAGCCCGCATGGCGAGGGAGTTGCTTATCTTCCCTTACTCGCATAATATCCCAGATATTATTGCTGTAGCAATGGACCCGAAGGGGAAGGCCTCCACTCTGATATACGGGTGCTGGACCTGGTGGGTCAATCGAAACGAGATGTTGAACGAGGTTGGCGAGGTCGCTGGCGTGGCAACAAACGAGATGTTGAACCGTATGTGGGTCCCCTTTGGTGCTGAAGCCGCTCCCAAGCACTCCGTGGCTGAGTTAGAGGACGTAAATGTTCCGTGCTATAAGCTACATACGTTAaaagcagcgagcagccgtgtctggatgtttgGATTGACATACCCAAGCCGGTCTGCCAAAGTCATAGTTAGGCACAAGAAGATCAgaaggaacaggagcatccttactagatacatcCAGATATAACttccgaggacgacctctcttctgccacaacgcctcccggtacatgtctttcatctaagaaACGATTATATATGAACACAAGTATCTAAACTAATATATCCTAAGAGCAACAATCAAAACTATAGTCATCATATGAACTATATATTCTAGGAGCAACAATCAAAACTAATAatcgaaaattacaacacaatatacAAAATGAATCAGCATCGTACCTTGGTATACAAAGTATTCCAACTCGAATCTAGCCGTTTTTAAGAAGATTTGAATGGAGGCGAAGTTGAGAAATGAGGAGGATGTCCCTCTCGGCCAGCAGACAGGTCAATTTATAGGGCCTCCTAGCTCGACGCCAAGATCTCTGGCGCCGAGCTAGGAGGCCGTGTCGGCGCCACGTCAGCCCTAGCTGCTGCGAGCCGCCACCGCCATgtcagagctcggcgccatagtccATGGCGCCGAGTTGTGTTACCTcgacgccataggctatggcgtcgAGCATCGGGTCCAAATTCGGAAATAAGTCATCCAGGGGTCTGAATGTAAACTTTGGTCACAAAAAAGGTTAGAAAACAAAAATTCGGGTGTGGCGGTCGACCGATGGTTGTCGCAAGGTGGCCTAGTGCTGTGAATATGGGATAAGATTTTTGGGTCACGACGAGCACGCCCCAAAAACAGGAGCCCAAAGCATGGCTTAGTACGTAATAATATAGGCCGGGCTAGCACGGCCCGAAGGGGCCTATGCCGGACCTTAAATTCTGGCCCGTCGGGCCCTCGACACGGCCAAATGAAGGCCATATTATTTAATTTCgttaatttagtaagctatagACTTTATGTAGTTGTAATATTTGGACATTATGTGATCAAATGATGCTCACATTGTTTAATATCATTAATTTAGTAAGTTATGTACTTTATGTGATTGTATTTGTTGTTAATTACATGGTAATCTCTATGAACAAAATTAAAGGTGTGTGCCTTTAAAAATGCACAATACACAAGGACAATACATTTAAACTACGAGTCTTTGTTTCAATAGGTTTTGAATAGCAAACTAGCAAACATTGATTTGGTTTTTTACTATCATGTTGATTTGGTTCAATGTGACTGAACAACGACACTAAGATCTATGACATTGATATTGGTGCTATGACTATGGCATCAAACCATAAAACCTAGACGCCATATGTCATGCCATCAACCTCCTATGTCTAAAAATGAAATTTGTTCCACCAAATGTATAAAAGTGAAAATTTTAAAAATAAGACAGATGTTGGGTACAAAAAGTCTTCTCCTATCTCCTCCAACATTTAGCTATTCATTTCCTTGGGACCAAGGTTGGGGAAATTTAATTATTTGCTATCATTTCCCATCTTCTCATATCTCTTCCTATCACTCTCTCCTCTTTTGACGTCGTCCTTGACTTGCACACCATGTCACAAATTGTTATAATTAGGACCCTTGACTTGCAAAACAAAAGTGTCTTTATTTAAAAAATCCAAGAGAAAAAGGTTTAGATGCATAGGTTTGCTTCCAAAAGCAACATGATTGCTTTTGCTTTAACCTTAGATGTGGGAAAAATGCAACGATGAAATTTGTCAATAGGAGTATTGATGGTCATTGTAGATAATATCATATGGAATGCAATATAGTTAGTGTTCCATCATGCACATCTTTATGTGTAATGGATACAACATAACATCTTCAGCAAAGAATGATCAACATTTTTTGAATAAGAAGACCATGGGGGAGATCCTCACAGTGAGAAAAGATATATTAAAAGAACAAAAAAATGAAAACGTTTACTTACAACAGAGGCTAGAACCTCTTAAAACCACCAATGAACACGAGACTAGTATGCAAGTTTGAGTATTCAAATATGTTGCATGCACCTTCTACTACGCGTATGACACTTTGGTTTTGCTCTCTGACCATGTTTGTAGAGAAATTGTCATTTGGAGCTCTGTTTAAGGTGAAACAGAAAAGCTATGAGAAGTTATGAAAATAGGTAATCTTCTAGGACTTAGTCAATTGAATTATACTCTAAATgcgtttgtctaagtcataggaagATCCTCCCATGAGCTGTAGTCAAGTCGAGAAGAAAAGGAGGAAAAATCATGTTTTGGCTGCTGTgtgggttgcaccggacagtccagtgtcctCGGCGGCCAACTGATCAGCCTCAGGTGTGTCGGCTAAAAATGTCGGATAGTCTGGGCCCTTGCGCCAGACAGTTCGGACCcagtcaccggacaatccggtggtcCTCGAAGGCAACAAATAGTTGGACATGTCAGCAGTGCAATTGGCAAACTGGAGCACCGGACAATGCGGTGTGCACAGAAGCGGAAGGTGGCCGGCCAATTGAGAATACGACGAATACGACGACCGTTGggcctaggcgcaccggacagtcatgtGCCCTCACAGAAGTTGAAGGTTTTTCCAGGATTGATGTCTTTTTCACAAGGAAAGGGGCAACGActaggggctataaaaggaccccctaggcgcCCATTTGGTGTATACAAGTGCAACAAACAAGTCCATACATCAAGTGATCATattttttctctccctctcttgtgtatctctatagtttgtgtagaggctcagttataagcctttagagacagAGAAAGTGCTGCCAAGAGCAAGATCTTGAGCATTGTTACTCTGTCGGAGTCCTATCAAAAAGACTGTAAGCAGCCGCGACATCGTTGTAACCatcatcaacatagtggaaggttcTATCTGTCGCATTGACAGATctaagcaaacggaggaaggagttgaaatagactccaagtcaAGGTGTGACTAACTCCAACGAGAACTAGGTAAGCATTTCAGGACTATCTCACATTTCACAACCATCTATGCACCTAAACCTCCTAAAACCTAGTTGGAGACACCAAGACCAAATAAGGAagagatcaacctcgtcaaggaaggataGGAGTGAAATAGAATCCTAGATGAGTCTAGATCCACCATCCCTGATAGAgtctttccttgccataatcgAATCGAGTCCTacctaatagatggctagacataAAACATATCTATGCTTTCCTAATCACCTGCTATTTTTTGTTAAAGACTTGAACAAAAAACTCTTAATTTTTGAACCAATTAGAAACTAGAACCTTCTTCACCCCTTTCCttattaatctcgaggacgagattatttttaaggggtagAATTTGTGACACCTTACATTTTGGTTAATTTAGAGAATCACTCCAAAAGGGTGGAGATAAAATGATTTCGTTCCTTTATGAAGTATATGTCTCTAAGagtaaataaataataatattaagaGTTGGCAGTCCAAAACATAGTTCCAAACTTTGAAACTAGAAATTTAAGTTGGGACAATAAAAAAAGAAGGAAGACTTTCAATCTATTTATCATTTCCTTTATAAGATATATAATTAAAGCACTCTTTAAAGTGTTTAAATTAAAAAAATCCATGATAGAAATTCCACATTATTTACTcctaaaataaataagtaaaGGATATTCATTTTTTGAATTAACTTCGTAATCACATTCAAACATATTATTTTCCTGAAAAGAATAATGTGTGAATCATTTCTTATTGCATGTTATATGGACAAAGGaactaaaataaaatataaaatatatccTTTGCACCTCATGCTCGAGTTTTGAATTGTGCATTTAGGTTGAGTGAGCATATGAAAATCAGATTTGAATTTGAGTATTTAAAACTGAAAACAAAAtagaaaacaaaaaaaagaaaaggaactcACCCATCACTAGGCTAAATTCCCTCAACCGGTCCAGTCTCGTCGTTTTCGCTTGGCCCATCCCCCCTCCTTTTCTGCCACGCCAGTCCAGTCCGCACACTCGTGCAGTCACtgaccggggggggggggggacctaGGTGTCGGGCTAGGTCCTCCCCACACGCACATGTGTTTATGTCACTAGCACACGTGCCACCATTGTCTTCTTCGTCGTGTCCGAACGTAGCTCCAAGCCAAAGTTCACACAGAGTATTCCTCATCCAACATCCTGCACCACGTGGGTCACTTCCTCTACTGCGTGGGCCCTACTACTCGGGAGTGGCAACCACCCCAACCTAGATTCGGGATCAGGCAACCACGTCTGCTCAGGATTTCCTCCCCGCCATAACAGTTCGATGCAATCTCCACAACAAACCTCACCCAC from Zea mays cultivar B73 chromosome 6, Zm-B73-REFERENCE-NAM-5.0, whole genome shotgun sequence harbors:
- the LOC100217188 gene encoding uncharacterized protein LOC100217188 → MSVVGFDLGNESCIVAVARQRGIDVVLNEESKRETPAIVCFGDKQRFIGTAGAASSTMNPKNSISQIKRLLGRKYSDPEVQRDLASFPFRVTEGPDGFPLVHVRYLGEERTFTSTQLLAMVLSNLKGIAEGNLNAAVVDCCIGIPVYFTDLQRRAVLDAATIAGLQPLRLFHETTATALAYGIYKTDLPENDQLNVAFVDVGHASMQVSVVGYKKGQLKMLSHTYDQSLGGRDFDEALFKHFAAKFKEEYKIDVYQNARACIRLRVACEKLKKVLSANPEAPLNIECLMDEKDVRGFIKREEFEQISASVLERVKGPLEKALAEAGLTTENVHFVEVVGSGSRVPAIIKIITDFFGKEPRRTMNASECVARGCALQCAILSPTFKVREFQVNDGFPFSIALSWNGDSQNTPQQTLVFPKGNAIPSTKVLTFFKSSTFEVDVLYVDPNGLQIPQKISTYTIGPFQTSKGEKAKLKVKVRLNIHGTVTVDSAIMLEDDVEVPVSSANEAPNDTMKMDTDDAPSDPAVASDVNMQEPKSADTAEAAHAAENGPQDTEEKSVPMETDAKVEPSKKKVKKITVPVHELVYGALAAADLQKAVEKEYEMALQDRVMEETKEKKNAVEAYVYDMRNKLYDKYSDFVTSEDKEGLIAKLQEVEDWLYEDGEDETKGVYIAKLEELKKVGDPIELRFKEWEIRSSAVSQLVYCINSFREAAQSTDQKFEHIDMSEKRKVINECSEAETWLIEKKQQQDALPKHANSVLLAADLKKKAETLDRFCKPIMTKPKPAPKPQTPPVAENQAPEPQTPEQQQSGGESTASEGAAEEPRAEQMETDKPEGATDPSA